GAGCAATGCGAAGAATCCCTCCGCACCCTTCAGCGCCTCGGACAATGCCGCGCTGTCGAGCAGGTCAACCGCTGCAGTCTCGACGCCTTGCGCTGACCACTGTTTCAAGGATTCTTCCGATCTCGCGAGAGCTCGAACGGGTTGGTCGTGCTTGAGTAGTTCGGCGACAACGTTGGATCCAACGCGTCCCGTCGAACCGGAAATAGCAAACATCGGGGCCTCTTTTCTCAAAGTAGGGAGGGTTACGGAGACTGGCTCAATTCACGTTAGGAATCGCCAGCGACCGTCAGTAGGCCCGTCAGTCCATTTTTCTTTGCCGATCGTCCGGATATGTGGAGTTGACAACTCCGAGGGTGCGATCATAGTTCTATGAATGTGAAACCGGAGGTAGCGCACTTCCTGAGGCAGTTGCGTATGAGCGGTGTGTTCTACTGCGATACGACTGCCCGCGGTGATTGGGGTCTGCGGATGCCAGTTGATCCCCAATGTCTGAGTTTTCATGTGGTCACCGAGGGCTCATGCTGGTTGATTTCGGACGGCATACCGAAGCTCCAACTCCGGGAAGGGGATGTTGCTCTCGTGCAGCTCGGAAGGGAGCACATGCTCTCCGCCAGCCCGGATAGAACGGTAGCTCCCCGGGTCGATCAATTGCCCCAGAGGTATCTCAGCGAGAACTACTCAATCGTCAACGTAGGTTGCGACGGATCATTCACACGGTTGCTCTGCGGGATGGTGAGTTTTGACGCTCCAGATGTTCACAACATCGTGCAAGCCCTTCCCCCTGTGGTCTCCGCAAGAGGTATGAATTTGAACGACGCTTCGTCCGTCGTGAAGCTAGTCGGCCTCTTGGCAGACGAACTTTCCGCAGACAGGTTGGGTGGGGAGGCCGTAGCGGTTCGGCTGGCCGACATCATCGTGGTGCAGATCATTCGAAAATGGTTCTACGAGGAAAGCTCCTTCGAACCTGGGCTCATCGCGGGATTAGCTGATCCTGCGATCGGGAGAGTCCTACACGCAATCCATGATGAGCCAGAAAAACCGTGGGCGATCGCAGATATGGTAAAAATTTCCGCCATGTCACGCACATCGTTTATCGAGAAGTTCCGCGAGGTCGTCGGAGTAGCGCCGGCAGCGTACGTGACGAACTGGCGCATGGAGGTCGCAAAAACCCGGTTGATTGAGACCAACGAGCCGATCGCAGTAGTTGGTTCTTCGGTGTCGTATTCTTCCGAATCCGCCTTCTCCAAAGCGTTCGCCCGCAGCGTCGGGATCTCACCCAGCGCCTTCAGGCAGGCAGCGCTTCGTCGTCAAGCAAACTAGTGCTGGTGGTAATCGGCCAGGAAGTTACCCAGGCGCTCGATGGCGTTTTCCAGCTGCGAGGCCCACGGCAGCGTGACCACGCGGAAGTGGTCGGGGGTGGGGTAGTTGAACCCGGTGCCTTGCACCATGAGGATCTTCTCCGACTTGAGCAGGTCCAGCATGAAGCGCTCGTCATCATGGATGTTGTACATCTCGGTGTCGATCTTGGGGAAGCAGTACAGCGCCCCCTTCGGCTCGACGACGGACACGCCGGGGATCTCGCGCAACTTGCGTACCGTCACATCGCGCTGCTCGCGCAGGCGCCCGCCCTCGCCGGTGAGCTCGTAGATGGACTGTCGCCCGCCGAGGGCAACCTGGATGGCGTGCTGGCCGGGCACGTTCGCGCACAGGCGGGTTCCCGCCAGCAGGTTGAGCCCCTCGATGAACCCGGTGGCGCGGCGACGCGGGCCGGTGATGATCATCCAGCCGGCGCGGTAGCCGCACACGCGGTACGTCTTGGACAACCCGTTGAAAGTCACCGTGATCAGGTCGGGCGCGACCTCGGCCATGGAGATGTGCTGCGCGCCGTCGTAGAGGACGCGGTCGTAGATTTCGTCGGCAAGCACCATCAGCTCGTGCTCGCGGGCGATGTCGGCGATGCCCTCGAGCACCTCCCGCGAGTACACCGCGCCGGTGGGGTTGTTCGGGTTGATCACCACGATGGCCTTCGTGCGCTCGGTGACCTTGGAGCGGATGTCCTCGAGCGAGGGGTTCCAGTTGTCTTCCTCGTCGCACAGGTAGTGCACGACCTTGCCGCCGGCCAGCGTGGACGCGGCGGTCCACAGCGGGTAGTCGGGGGCGGGGATGAGGATCTCGTC
Above is a window of Corynebacterium sanguinis DNA encoding:
- a CDS encoding pyridoxal phosphate-dependent aminotransferase — translated: MSKKTEQDETPTTKSGTETSAGASTSKKPPKKHRHFDEADKLKNVFYDIRGPVSTTAEEMERDGHTILKLNTGNPAIFGFEAPDVIMRDMIAALPTSQGYTTSKGIIPARRAIVTRYEMVDDFPPFDIDDVFLGNGVSELISMVTQALLNDGDEILIPAPDYPLWTAASTLAGGKVVHYLCDEEDNWNPSLEDIRSKVTERTKAIVVINPNNPTGAVYSREVLEGIADIAREHELMVLADEIYDRVLYDGAQHISMAEVAPDLITVTFNGLSKTYRVCGYRAGWMIITGPRRRATGFIEGLNLLAGTRLCANVPGQHAIQVALGGRQSIYELTGEGGRLREQRDVTVRKLREIPGVSVVEPKGALYCFPKIDTEMYNIHDDERFMLDLLKSEKILMVQGTGFNYPTPDHFRVVTLPWASQLENAIERLGNFLADYHQH
- a CDS encoding AraC family transcriptional regulator is translated as MSGVFYCDTTARGDWGLRMPVDPQCLSFHVVTEGSCWLISDGIPKLQLREGDVALVQLGREHMLSASPDRTVAPRVDQLPQRYLSENYSIVNVGCDGSFTRLLCGMVSFDAPDVHNIVQALPPVVSARGMNLNDASSVVKLVGLLADELSADRLGGEAVAVRLADIIVVQIIRKWFYEESSFEPGLIAGLADPAIGRVLHAIHDEPEKPWAIADMVKISAMSRTSFIEKFREVVGVAPAAYVTNWRMEVAKTRLIETNEPIAVVGSSVSYSSESAFSKAFARSVGISPSAFRQAALRRQAN